A window from Marinagarivorans cellulosilyticus encodes these proteins:
- a CDS encoding GspH/FimT family pseudopilin has translation MKYDLQGKFARLSLACTPNCPLRSSKLLCCGITLIELLIAISIVAILAATALPSMTYWQAKNAADTTTHILFQQLQAAREFAINQGSAVSLCGINTHGKCSPNNIIALQIFIDSNKNKHQDNHEMLLAQTTLPNRGELTLNAHTAIRMKADGSSNTPASFIYCPSIPEASLIRKITISFSGRSYIAQDPTTSTSACSGF, from the coding sequence ATGAAATACGACCTACAGGGCAAATTTGCGCGCCTATCTCTCGCCTGCACACCCAACTGCCCCCTTCGCTCCAGCAAGCTCCTTTGCTGCGGAATCACACTGATTGAGTTACTCATAGCAATTAGCATTGTTGCCATTTTGGCTGCAACTGCGCTGCCCAGTATGACTTACTGGCAAGCAAAAAATGCAGCGGATACAACAACCCATATTTTATTTCAGCAATTACAGGCCGCCAGGGAGTTTGCAATAAACCAAGGTAGCGCGGTCTCGCTTTGCGGCATTAATACACACGGCAAGTGCAGCCCAAACAATATTATTGCGCTACAAATCTTCATCGACTCAAACAAGAATAAACACCAGGACAATCACGAAATGCTACTGGCACAAACAACACTGCCAAACAGAGGAGAGCTAACACTTAATGCACATACAGCAATCAGAATGAAAGCCGACGGCAGTAGTAACACACCCGCCAGCTTTATTTATTGCCCTTCGATACCAGAAGCATCATTAATTCGCAAAATAACCATTAGCTTTAGCGGGCGCAGTTACATTGCTCAAGATCCAACCACAAGCACGAGCGCCTGCTCAGGCTTTTAA
- the ppa gene encoding inorganic diphosphatase, which produces MSLNDVPTGKNAPDEVNVVIEIPQGGEPIKYELDKDSGALFVDRILSTSMRYPCNYGYIPNTLCGDGDAADVLVVMGSPLVPGCVVKCRPIGVLKMTDESGEDAKLLAVPVSKTTKLYDKVESYTDLPEIQLKQISHFFERYKDLEDGKWVKVEGWEDAAAAKKEILDAIELYNKQ; this is translated from the coding sequence ATGAGCCTTAATGATGTCCCAACAGGCAAAAATGCGCCTGACGAAGTTAACGTTGTAATTGAAATTCCCCAAGGCGGCGAGCCCATCAAATATGAGCTAGACAAAGATTCTGGTGCTTTATTTGTAGATCGCATTCTAAGCACCTCTATGCGCTACCCTTGCAACTACGGCTACATCCCCAACACCTTATGCGGTGACGGCGATGCAGCAGACGTACTTGTTGTTATGGGCTCACCTTTAGTGCCAGGCTGTGTTGTTAAGTGTCGCCCTATCGGCGTATTAAAAATGACCGACGAATCAGGCGAAGATGCAAAACTGCTTGCCGTGCCAGTATCAAAAACCACCAAGCTGTACGATAAGGTAGAGTCTTACACTGATTTACCTGAAATTCAGCTCAAGCAAATTAGTCATTTCTTCGAACGCTATAAAGATTTAGAAGACGGCAAGTGGGTGAAGGTAGAGGGCTGGGAAGACGCTGCTGCAGCTAAGAAAGAAATCTTAGACGCCATTGAGCTTTACAACAAACAATAA
- a CDS encoding protein-L-isoaspartate(D-aspartate) O-methyltransferase, whose amino-acid sequence MLDDLVREGVGMTSRRTRERLLERLRERGIKNEVVLKVMASTPRHLFVDEALAHRAYEDTALPIGFKQTLSQPYTVARMTEILLEQCARRDSVFEIGTGSGYQTAVLAQLFKRVYTVERIAPLQQKASARLASLNFTNIHYRHADGHDGWSNSGCFDAIIGTAAAADLPAQLPSQLALKGVLIMPVGDDTQNLTLIRRDGEAFASSVVESANFVPLLKGTIS is encoded by the coding sequence ATGCTAGACGATCTGGTTCGTGAAGGGGTGGGTATGACCTCGCGCCGCACGCGTGAGCGCCTTTTAGAGCGCTTGCGCGAGCGAGGTATAAAAAATGAAGTGGTCTTAAAGGTGATGGCTAGTACACCTCGCCACTTGTTTGTTGACGAGGCATTGGCTCACCGTGCTTATGAAGATACGGCGCTGCCTATTGGTTTCAAACAGACGTTGTCGCAGCCTTATACGGTCGCGAGAATGACAGAAATACTACTAGAGCAATGCGCTAGGCGTGACAGTGTTTTTGAGATAGGCACAGGTTCTGGTTATCAAACAGCAGTATTGGCTCAGCTCTTTAAGCGAGTGTACACCGTAGAGCGCATTGCACCGTTGCAGCAAAAAGCCAGTGCGCGACTTGCGAGCTTAAATTTTACCAATATTCATTATCGTCACGCCGATGGCCACGATGGTTGGTCAAACAGTGGGTGCTTTGATGCCATTATTGGCACAGCTGCGGCGGCAGATTTGCCGGCACAGCTACCTTCACAGTTGGCCTTAAAGGGTGTACTTATTATGCCCGTGGGCGATGACACCCAAAACCTTACTCTTATTCGCCGCGATGGCGAGGCCTTTGCGTCATCGGTTGTGGAGTCGGCTAATTTTGTACCGTTGTTAAAAGGAACTATTTCTTGA
- a CDS encoding DUF368 domain-containing protein, which produces MNTSKRTLKQYLLILLKGMAMGAADVVPGVSGGTIAFITGIYDEFLGSLKNCTPAALLLWKQQGFKAFWQHINGSFLVALFVGILLSIKTFAALIELALHEHPIWVWSFFFGLIIASVVLLARHMPHWRFKDVVALFAGTAVVVAISMAAPAQLPGYWWVMFLGGFVAICAMILPGISGSFLLLLAGLYPVFLSAVNNLEWVLLLSFGVGAVCGLLSFSRVLSWLLATYHQVTVATLIGFLVGSLNVTWPWKEPLVTMLDRHGETVVVQSANVLPARYAEVVGSQPDTLIAIACAVGGVILVLATEFVASKFGK; this is translated from the coding sequence TTGAATACCAGCAAAAGAACATTAAAGCAGTATCTACTTATTTTATTGAAGGGCATGGCGATGGGGGCTGCAGATGTCGTTCCTGGCGTGTCGGGCGGCACTATTGCTTTTATTACAGGCATTTATGATGAGTTTTTAGGCTCGCTAAAAAACTGTACGCCAGCAGCTTTACTGCTTTGGAAGCAGCAGGGTTTCAAGGCTTTTTGGCAGCACATTAATGGTAGCTTTTTGGTGGCCTTGTTTGTGGGCATTTTATTGAGCATAAAAACCTTCGCAGCATTAATCGAGCTTGCGCTGCACGAGCACCCTATTTGGGTGTGGTCTTTCTTTTTTGGGCTCATTATTGCCTCAGTTGTTTTGTTGGCTCGTCACATGCCGCATTGGCGGTTTAAAGATGTTGTTGCTCTGTTTGCAGGGACTGCAGTTGTTGTGGCCATTTCTATGGCGGCGCCAGCCCAGTTGCCCGGCTATTGGTGGGTCATGTTTTTGGGTGGTTTTGTTGCCATTTGTGCAATGATATTGCCTGGTATATCGGGCAGCTTCTTGCTTTTGCTTGCAGGGCTTTATCCTGTATTTCTGAGTGCGGTGAATAATTTAGAGTGGGTGCTGTTACTGTCTTTTGGTGTGGGCGCCGTATGTGGGTTGCTGAGCTTTTCTCGAGTGCTGTCTTGGTTGTTGGCTACTTATCATCAGGTGACGGTGGCTACTTTGATAGGGTTTCTTGTGGGATCTCTGAATGTGACTTGGCCATGGAAAGAGCCTTTGGTGACTATGCTTGATCGGCACGGGGAAACAGTAGTAGTGCAAAGTGCGAATGTCTTGCCTGCACGCTATGCTGAGGTGGTAGGTTCCCAGCCGGATACTCTAATAGCAATTGCTTGCGCTGTGGGTGGGGTTATTTTGGTTCTTGCGACTGAGTTTGTTGCTAGCAAGTTCGGAAAATAG
- a CDS encoding peptidoglycan DD-metalloendopeptidase family protein codes for MLNILIILCCFSCSSHPNRAPVSSVGQPQSLKVNTHVVARGDTLYAIAWRYNLDYKNLAKINGIGPPYSILPGQKIHLKGVAARQPYRAKAVPKKNKKAVSSSVPVKVNSRVVKNTQSPVVVKSQSVKSGPLVWGWPVSGRVISLFRSGKGLNKGIDIAAKLGESVRAAADGEVVYAGSGLRGYGKLLIVKHQNSYLSAYAHNSQLLAKEGQLVKRGQKIAEVGASGTTTVKLHFEIRRDGVPVDPVKYLPR; via the coding sequence CTGTTAAATATTTTAATCATACTTTGTTGTTTTTCTTGTTCTAGTCACCCTAATAGGGCGCCTGTCTCCAGCGTAGGTCAACCTCAGTCTTTGAAGGTTAATACCCATGTCGTCGCTCGCGGTGACACCCTATACGCCATTGCTTGGCGCTATAATCTTGATTATAAAAACTTAGCTAAAATCAATGGTATAGGGCCACCTTATAGCATCTTGCCTGGGCAGAAAATCCACCTTAAAGGCGTCGCTGCTCGACAACCCTATCGCGCCAAAGCGGTGCCGAAAAAAAATAAAAAAGCGGTATCTAGTTCTGTGCCGGTCAAGGTTAATAGCCGGGTAGTAAAAAATACACAAAGCCCTGTAGTCGTCAAAAGTCAGTCAGTCAAATCTGGTCCTTTAGTATGGGGTTGGCCTGTTAGCGGGCGGGTAATTAGTTTGTTTCGTTCGGGAAAAGGACTAAATAAGGGTATTGATATAGCAGCCAAATTAGGCGAGTCTGTGCGTGCGGCTGCTGACGGTGAAGTTGTTTATGCGGGAAGTGGTTTGCGAGGTTATGGCAAGCTTTTGATAGTTAAGCATCAAAATTCATACTTAAGTGCTTATGCGCACAATAGCCAGCTTCTTGCTAAAGAGGGGCAGCTTGTGAAGCGTGGTCAGAAGATTGCTGAGGTCGGTGCCTCGGGTACAACTACTGTTAAATTGCACTTTGAGATTCGTAGAGATGGAGTGCCTGTAGACCCCGTGAAGTATCTGCCTCGATAA
- the rpoS gene encoding RNA polymerase sigma factor RpoS has product MVASQLSSENTTRAAIPPVVSLEDFDDDLLLDESDSELAEDAQPIVAKTKKVAAKAKADTKESEQTTFAADENEQQKNLDATQLYLNEIGFSPLLSAEEEVYFARKALKGEEAARKRMIESNLRLVVKISRRYVNRGLALLDLIEEGNLGLIRAVEKFDPERGFRFSTYATWWIRQTIERAIMNQTRTIRLPIHVVKELNVYLRAARELSQKLDHEPSPDEIATLLDKPVEDVERMLGLNERVASMDTPIGPSSDKTLVDTVADTQVSDPVALLQDSDLSENLNGWLDELSEKQREVVARRFGLRGHESSTLEEVGREIGLTRERVRQIQVEALRRLRDILEKQGLNAVSLFGVV; this is encoded by the coding sequence ATGGTTGCTTCACAACTTAGTTCCGAAAACACTACGCGCGCTGCTATTCCACCTGTCGTATCACTAGAAGATTTCGATGATGACCTGTTGCTTGATGAGAGCGATTCAGAGCTTGCTGAAGATGCTCAGCCGATAGTCGCTAAAACTAAGAAAGTTGCAGCCAAGGCCAAGGCTGATACTAAAGAGTCCGAACAAACCACCTTTGCTGCCGATGAAAATGAGCAGCAAAAAAACTTAGATGCTACTCAGCTTTATTTGAATGAAATTGGCTTTTCGCCGTTGTTATCGGCTGAAGAGGAAGTGTATTTTGCGCGTAAGGCCTTGAAGGGTGAAGAGGCGGCTCGCAAGCGAATGATCGAAAGTAACTTGCGACTTGTAGTAAAGATTTCGCGTCGCTATGTGAATCGCGGTTTGGCGCTGCTCGATTTAATTGAAGAGGGCAACTTGGGTTTGATTCGCGCGGTTGAGAAGTTTGATCCTGAGCGCGGCTTTCGCTTCTCTACTTACGCGACTTGGTGGATCCGCCAAACTATTGAACGTGCGATCATGAATCAGACGCGCACCATTCGTCTGCCTATACATGTGGTAAAAGAGCTTAATGTATATTTGCGTGCTGCCCGCGAGTTGTCGCAAAAATTGGATCACGAGCCATCGCCAGACGAAATCGCTACATTGCTCGATAAGCCAGTAGAGGACGTGGAGCGCATGCTGGGTTTGAATGAGCGCGTAGCTTCAATGGATACACCTATCGGGCCGTCGTCAGACAAAACTTTAGTGGATACTGTGGCTGATACTCAGGTATCGGATCCTGTTGCTTTGTTGCAAGACAGTGATTTGAGTGAGAATTTGAATGGTTGGTTGGATGAGCTTAGCGAAAAGCAGCGCGAAGTTGTGGCGCGCCGGTTTGGCTTGCGCGGACATGAATCCAGCACTCTTGAAGAGGTGGGGCGTGAAATTGGCCTGACGCGTGAGCGTGTACGGCAAATACAGGTTGAAGCACTTAGGCGCCTTAGGGATATTCTTGAAAAGCAGGGCTTGAATGCGGTTTCGTTATTTGGAGTGGTTTAA
- a CDS encoding aminotransferase class I/II-fold pyridoxal phosphate-dependent enzyme: protein MQLANASREQLQQWEQALSAEYNAIKAEGLNLDLTRGKPSAEQLSLSDALDGILQHNYITDSGIDTRNYGGLEGTPEARALGEQLMGVPAAQIMAGGNSSLTLMYQLMTTAFFFGLEGADSAWNKEEGIKFLCPVPGYDRHFSICEQLGIEMVNIPMTSNGPDMDAAEALIKADSSIKGMWCVPKYSNPTGVVYSKDVVKRIANLAKIAGKGFRVFWDNAYAIHDLSENAPQLASIWEATKAAGTTDSVLQFASTSKITHAGAGVAFLAASDANLNGFKKVLGIQTIGPDKINQLRHAKFFAVPGSLNAHMQKHAEIIKPRFESVLKHLEEAFGDNALGQWESADGGYFISFDTQEGLAKKVVALAGQAGVKLTPAGATFPYGKDPQDSNIRIAPTVPSVEQVDAAMKVFVLCVKLASVQKALAA, encoded by the coding sequence TTGCAACTTGCCAACGCCTCCCGTGAACAACTTCAACAGTGGGAACAAGCACTCAGCGCTGAGTACAACGCTATCAAAGCCGAGGGCCTAAACCTCGATTTGACGCGCGGCAAACCGTCAGCCGAACAACTCTCACTATCTGACGCCCTCGACGGCATATTGCAACACAACTACATTACCGACTCAGGCATCGACACCCGCAACTACGGTGGCCTCGAAGGCACCCCAGAAGCCCGCGCACTTGGTGAGCAACTGATGGGCGTTCCTGCAGCGCAAATTATGGCTGGCGGTAACAGCAGCCTAACGCTCATGTACCAACTCATGACAACAGCATTCTTTTTTGGCCTTGAAGGTGCAGATTCCGCCTGGAATAAAGAAGAAGGCATTAAGTTTTTATGCCCCGTACCAGGCTACGACCGCCACTTTTCTATTTGCGAACAACTAGGCATTGAAATGGTCAACATCCCCATGACCAGCAACGGCCCAGACATGGATGCCGCAGAAGCTCTAATAAAAGCAGATAGCAGTATTAAAGGTATGTGGTGCGTGCCAAAGTATTCGAACCCTACCGGGGTTGTATACAGCAAAGATGTCGTAAAACGTATCGCTAACCTCGCCAAAATAGCTGGAAAAGGCTTTCGTGTATTTTGGGATAACGCCTACGCCATACACGATCTTTCTGAAAACGCCCCTCAACTAGCCAGCATCTGGGAGGCAACTAAAGCTGCCGGCACCACTGACAGCGTATTACAGTTCGCATCAACATCTAAAATCACTCACGCTGGCGCAGGCGTAGCCTTTTTAGCCGCTAGCGACGCCAACCTAAACGGCTTCAAGAAGGTTTTAGGCATCCAAACAATTGGCCCAGATAAAATCAACCAACTGCGCCACGCCAAGTTTTTTGCTGTACCCGGCAGCCTAAACGCACACATGCAAAAACACGCCGAAATCATCAAGCCCCGCTTTGAGTCAGTACTTAAGCACCTCGAAGAAGCCTTTGGTGATAACGCGCTAGGCCAGTGGGAATCAGCCGATGGCGGATATTTCATATCCTTCGACACCCAAGAAGGCCTCGCTAAAAAGGTTGTTGCACTTGCAGGCCAAGCAGGCGTTAAGCTTACCCCCGCCGGCGCAACCTTCCCTTATGGCAAGGACCCGCAAGACAGCAACATTCGCATTGCCCCGACAGTCCCAAGCGTAGAGCAAGTCGATGCCGCCATGAAAGTGTTTGTATTATGCGTAAAGCTTGCTAGTGTACAAAAAGCTCTAGCGGCTTAA
- a CDS encoding chorismate--pyruvate lyase family protein yields the protein MTVKEQELFQVSGYAPDEGGVDWLQLPPFIRVLLSTDGTVTKTLEAYFWEPVDVTLCQQGEAPRAAIDEGFGVQLPATEKVWLREVALIGGQSGRHYVSALSLIRTTLLPEALRQGLEHGDLGIGGVIRELGLETYRKVIAVGCSDAAAMAWRAYRLYYQGQVVMSIREDFHLRAMQ from the coding sequence GTGACAGTTAAAGAACAAGAGTTGTTTCAGGTATCGGGTTATGCGCCTGATGAGGGAGGGGTTGACTGGCTGCAGTTGCCGCCTTTTATTCGAGTGCTGCTCTCCACCGATGGCACAGTTACTAAGACCCTTGAGGCCTATTTTTGGGAGCCGGTTGATGTGACTTTATGTCAGCAGGGCGAGGCGCCGCGTGCCGCAATTGATGAGGGTTTTGGTGTGCAGTTGCCTGCAACTGAAAAAGTATGGCTTAGGGAGGTGGCATTGATAGGGGGGCAAAGTGGGCGGCATTACGTTAGTGCTTTGTCATTAATTCGCACTACGCTTTTACCTGAAGCTTTGCGCCAAGGGCTTGAGCATGGCGACTTGGGTATTGGTGGTGTGATACGTGAGCTGGGGCTAGAAACTTACCGTAAAGTGATTGCTGTCGGGTGTAGCGATGCTGCTGCGATGGCTTGGCGCGCGTATCGTTTGTATTACCAAGGGCAGGTTGTAATGAGTATTCGCGAAGACTTTCATCTCCGGGCTATGCAGTGA
- a CDS encoding GGDEF domain-containing protein, with protein sequence MPESPSEPSNISTLEQTDTDIYRRSLPMLPVFSLLWLAIIWASGFNQTMPKISFISLVGLAGIFGLQCLFALVQKRLYRVSAVSWRFLFYLFAFASAVIWSALFTLCFFEPSFERLFLPMTLATAGITNAALSNFAPSRWVAQSYVSVLLLPAVFVCFSSQAHITMGGVVVVYWFFSLLILQRFHSEYSSGFVKASSFEQQHTELQRENRTDGLTKVFNRRYFDEALKKEWQQGAQEGAWLGLLFIDIDFFKKINDTYGHMAGDECLKQAAAIINGAVQSGNDIVARYGGEEFAVLLPRTAPDMAQRIAESIRKQFELKEFCFDDRCISITASIGVSSIVPSIANPPTILIDQADQGVYLAKEAGRNNVQLFGSTT encoded by the coding sequence ATGCCAGAGTCACCTTCCGAACCGTCGAATATTTCGACATTAGAGCAAACGGATACTGATATCTATCGCCGAAGTTTGCCGATGTTGCCGGTTTTTTCTTTGTTGTGGCTGGCCATTATTTGGGCGTCTGGGTTCAATCAAACGATGCCTAAAATAAGCTTTATTTCCCTTGTGGGGCTTGCAGGAATCTTTGGTTTGCAATGCCTGTTCGCGCTTGTTCAAAAGCGCTTATATAGGGTGTCGGCGGTAAGTTGGCGCTTCCTTTTTTATCTTTTTGCGTTTGCTAGCGCAGTTATCTGGAGCGCCCTGTTTACGCTGTGCTTCTTTGAGCCTAGTTTTGAGCGGCTATTTTTACCAATGACATTGGCAACGGCTGGCATTACAAATGCGGCGTTGAGCAACTTTGCGCCAAGCCGTTGGGTGGCGCAAAGCTATGTTTCGGTGTTGTTGCTGCCTGCGGTCTTCGTTTGTTTTAGCAGTCAAGCGCATATCACCATGGGTGGTGTCGTTGTTGTGTACTGGTTTTTTTCTCTGCTTATTCTTCAGCGTTTTCACAGCGAGTACAGCAGTGGTTTTGTTAAGGCGAGCAGCTTTGAGCAGCAGCATACAGAATTGCAGCGCGAAAACCGCACGGACGGCTTAACGAAGGTTTTTAATCGGCGCTATTTCGATGAGGCCTTAAAAAAGGAATGGCAGCAAGGTGCGCAAGAGGGGGCTTGGTTGGGCCTGCTATTTATTGATATCGACTTCTTTAAAAAAATTAACGATACCTATGGCCATATGGCCGGGGATGAGTGCCTTAAGCAAGCGGCGGCGATTATTAATGGCGCTGTGCAGTCGGGTAACGATATTGTGGCGCGCTATGGCGGTGAAGAATTTGCCGTGTTGCTCCCGCGCACCGCACCAGACATGGCGCAGCGGATTGCGGAGTCAATTCGCAAGCAATTTGAGCTTAAAGAGTTTTGTTTTGATGATCGCTGCATCAGTATAACCGCCAGTATTGGCGTTAGCTCTATAGTGCCCAGTATCGCTAACCCCCCTACGATACTGATCGATCAGGCTGACCAAGGGGTGTATTTGGCAAAAGAAGCTGGCCGAAATAATGTGCAGTTGTTTGGTTCAACAACATGA
- a CDS encoding CvpA family protein, which produces MNWADWAIISILALSSGIGLIRGFVKEALSLAVWVAAVIIAKTFSPQLAVLLSGAIDTPSLRELAAFATLFVLTLILGAMANYLVGALVKMTGLSGTDRLLGVLFGVVRGFIIVMMIIVFLPSILPVDQDPWWQQSVLVGQLLKFESWARELFSAVAASAAGLFGSA; this is translated from the coding sequence ATGAATTGGGCCGATTGGGCGATCATTAGTATCTTAGCGCTTTCTTCCGGCATTGGCTTGATTCGCGGCTTTGTCAAAGAGGCATTGTCGCTTGCGGTTTGGGTTGCTGCTGTCATTATTGCCAAAACCTTTAGTCCTCAACTTGCTGTACTTTTATCGGGTGCTATTGATACCCCGTCTTTACGAGAGTTGGCGGCGTTTGCAACGCTTTTTGTCTTGACCCTTATTTTGGGGGCGATGGCTAACTATCTTGTCGGGGCCTTGGTCAAAATGACCGGGTTGTCTGGCACCGATCGTTTGCTTGGTGTGTTATTTGGTGTGGTGCGTGGCTTTATTATCGTGATGATGATTATTGTGTTTTTGCCTTCAATATTGCCTGTCGATCAGGACCCTTGGTGGCAGCAGTCAGTATTGGTCGGCCAGTTGCTCAAATTTGAATCATGGGCGCGAGAATTGTTTTCAGCTGTTGCGGCTTCTGCCGCAGGGCTATTTGGCAGTGCTTAA
- the purF gene encoding amidophosphoribosyltransferase, translating into MCGIVGIVGKSNVNVALYDALTMLQHRGQDAAGIMTCHKGKLAQQKAVGLVKDVFRTRHMQRLEGNMGIGHVRYPTAGSSGPALAQPFYVNSPYGIALAHNGNLTNTEQLRKDLFLSDLRHINTESDSEVLLNVLAHEIQEQGKLRPTPEDIFKAVAGVNKRARGGYAVVALLSNYGVLAFRDPNGIRPLVFGVRETEKGQEYMIASESVALDVLGFKLIRDVAPGEAIYITTDGEFHSLQCADNPRLSPCIFEHVYFARPDSIMDGVSVYKARLRQGEKLAEKILSLRPDHDIDVVIPIPDSSRVAGQAMAHNLGVKFREGLVKNRYIGRTFIMPGQKLRKKSVRQKLNPIDLEFRGKNVLLVDDSIVRGTTCQQIIQMARDAGANKVYFASAAPAVKYPNVYGIDMPSVDELIAHGRTDDEIAKEIGADWLIYQDLEDLIAASGEGNPNVPKFDCAVFDGKYVTGDVDEAYLERLDAARNDSAQTLDSVGDDAMMGIHNS; encoded by the coding sequence ATGTGCGGCATTGTCGGTATTGTGGGTAAAAGCAACGTGAATGTGGCGCTCTATGATGCGCTAACCATGTTGCAGCATCGAGGGCAGGATGCTGCCGGCATTATGACTTGCCACAAGGGTAAGTTGGCCCAACAAAAGGCTGTGGGTTTGGTTAAAGATGTCTTTCGTACGCGCCACATGCAACGCTTGGAAGGCAATATGGGTATAGGCCATGTGCGGTACCCTACGGCAGGGAGTTCCGGCCCGGCTTTGGCTCAGCCTTTTTATGTTAACTCGCCTTACGGCATTGCTCTGGCGCACAACGGTAACCTCACCAATACCGAGCAATTGCGCAAAGACTTATTTTTATCAGATTTACGGCATATCAATACCGAGTCTGACTCTGAAGTATTGCTGAATGTGCTTGCCCACGAAATACAGGAGCAAGGCAAGCTGCGTCCCACCCCTGAAGACATCTTTAAAGCCGTTGCCGGTGTTAATAAGCGTGCCCGTGGCGGCTATGCGGTTGTGGCTTTGCTGTCTAACTATGGTGTGTTGGCGTTTCGCGACCCCAACGGTATTCGCCCGTTAGTGTTTGGCGTACGCGAGACTGAAAAGGGGCAGGAATACATGATCGCCTCCGAGAGCGTGGCGCTCGATGTTCTGGGTTTCAAACTGATTCGCGACGTCGCCCCAGGCGAAGCGATTTACATAACTACCGATGGCGAGTTTCACTCCTTGCAGTGTGCAGACAATCCGCGTTTAAGCCCGTGCATCTTTGAGCATGTGTATTTTGCGCGTCCAGACTCCATTATGGACGGTGTTTCTGTTTATAAGGCGCGCCTGCGCCAAGGCGAAAAACTCGCCGAAAAGATTTTAAGCTTGCGCCCTGACCACGATATTGATGTGGTGATTCCGATTCCTGATTCAAGCCGTGTTGCAGGCCAAGCCATGGCGCATAATCTTGGGGTAAAGTTTCGTGAGGGCTTAGTTAAAAACCGTTATATCGGTCGCACCTTTATTATGCCTGGGCAAAAACTGCGTAAAAAGTCGGTTCGACAAAAGCTTAACCCCATCGATTTAGAGTTCCGCGGTAAGAATGTATTGCTCGTGGATGATTCCATTGTGCGTGGCACAACGTGCCAGCAAATAATTCAAATGGCGCGCGATGCCGGTGCAAACAAAGTGTACTTTGCATCTGCCGCACCTGCGGTAAAATACCCTAATGTGTATGGCATCGACATGCCTTCCGTTGACGAACTTATTGCCCACGGTCGTACTGACGATGAGATTGCAAAGGAAATTGGCGCGGATTGGCTTATTTATCAAGATCTAGAAGATTTGATCGCAGCGTCTGGTGAGGGTAATCCAAATGTTCCCAAATTCGATTGCGCCGTGTTTGATGGTAAGTACGTGACTGGCGATGTCGATGAAGCTTATTTGGAGCGCTTAGATGCGGCTCGAAATGACAGTGCTCAAACTCTCGATAGCGTAGGCGATGATGCGATGATGGGAATACATAACTCGTAG
- a CDS encoding tRNA-(ms[2]io[6]A)-hydroxylase: MTRYTLKYATPQAWIDTVLNDFDAFLIDHAAAEKKASGMAVSMLSHYPDKAKLVEAMSDLAIEEMVHFRDVVKLIHQRGLMLAADTKDEYINAFRQLMRKGTDVYFLDRLLVGSIVEARGCERFGLIAEALPAGDLKKFYLAITESERRHDDLFLTLAYEYFQPEQIEPRLQELLNAEADIMKTLPILAQLH; the protein is encoded by the coding sequence ATGACCCGCTATACCCTAAAATACGCCACCCCCCAAGCCTGGATAGATACCGTCTTAAATGATTTTGATGCGTTTCTTATTGATCACGCCGCCGCTGAAAAAAAGGCCAGCGGGATGGCAGTATCTATGCTGAGCCACTACCCCGATAAAGCTAAACTGGTCGAGGCTATGAGTGACCTCGCCATCGAAGAAATGGTTCACTTTCGCGATGTAGTTAAGCTTATTCATCAGCGCGGGCTCATGCTGGCCGCCGACACCAAAGACGAATACATCAATGCTTTTCGCCAATTAATGCGCAAAGGCACCGATGTGTACTTTTTGGACCGCCTGCTGGTTGGCAGCATTGTTGAAGCGCGAGGCTGCGAGCGCTTTGGCTTAATTGCCGAAGCCTTACCCGCCGGCGACCTCAAAAAATTCTACCTAGCGATTACCGAGTCCGAGCGCCGACACGATGATTTATTCCTAACCTTGGCCTACGAATACTTTCAACCGGAACAAATTGAGCCGCGCCTGCAAGAATTGCTAAACGCCGAAGCTGACATTATGAAAACACTGCCTATTCTTGCGCAGCTGCATTAA